Proteins encoded together in one Sphingomonas radiodurans window:
- the plsY gene encoding glycerol-3-phosphate 1-O-acyltransferase PlsY: MPPLAALLLGYLLGSIPFGVLLTRMGGAGDLRQIGSGNTGATNVLRTGRKGLAAATLLLDLAKGWAAVVIASALLPGNEQLAAAGAFVGHCHSVWLRFHGGKGVATLMGIVLALHWPLALVYAIVWIGLLALLRISSVAGLVAAASAPVAAAVLGEFDLVPLLLSLALLVLWKHRENVGRLIEGTEPRIGTPRG, translated from the coding sequence ATGCCGCCGCTCGCGGCGTTGCTGCTTGGCTATCTGCTTGGGTCGATTCCGTTCGGCGTGCTACTGACGCGCATGGGCGGGGCGGGTGACCTGCGCCAGATCGGATCGGGCAATACCGGCGCCACGAACGTATTGCGGACGGGCCGCAAGGGACTGGCGGCAGCGACGCTGCTGCTCGATCTCGCAAAGGGCTGGGCGGCGGTAGTGATCGCGTCGGCACTGTTGCCGGGGAACGAGCAACTGGCCGCCGCTGGCGCGTTCGTCGGCCATTGTCATTCGGTGTGGCTGCGCTTTCACGGCGGCAAGGGGGTGGCGACGCTGATGGGGATCGTGCTGGCGCTGCATTGGCCGCTCGCGCTGGTCTATGCGATCGTCTGGATCGGGCTGCTGGCGCTGCTGCGGATTTCGTCGGTGGCTGGCTTGGTTGCGGCGGCGAGCGCGCCGGTTGCCGCGGCGGTGCTCGGCGAGTTCGATCTTGTGCCGTTGCTGTTGTCCCTGGCGTTGCTGGTGCTGTGGAAGCATCGCGAGAATGTCGGCCGGTTGATCGAAGGAACGGAGCCGCGCATCGGCACGCCGCGTGGCTGA
- a CDS encoding ammonium transporter, which yields MKLSKFAGAAGLGAAFFAALPAWAQDAAGNVADAAAPAAAAAAAAPFVPTAEMVNKGDVAWMLIASALVLMMSVPALALFYGGLVRTKNMLSVLMQVLTIVCVAALVWFGWGYSMAFTSTGTPFPKLVGGLDKAFLAGVSPTTFAATFSNGVYLPEYVFVIFQMTFACITPALIVGAFAERVKFTPLILFVVAWLTLAYFPLAHMVWYWAGPDFLPAAPDDSGLLWGWGALDFAGGTVVHINAGIAGLVGCIIMGPRRGYSTEPMPPHSLTMTMIGASLLWIGWFGFNAGSGLEANAFGALAFINTFTATAAAGVTWAVIDQIMHKKPSLLGAASGVVAGLVAITPAAGFAHPGTAIILGAVASGVCFLFVTKVKSALKYDDTLDVFGIHCVGGIIGAIGTGIVAAPSLGGQGWIDYTAPVAKAGEYDLAGQVITQIWAVGTTLVWSGVVSAALFFLLKATTGLRVSAEVEAEGLDINEHGERAYNY from the coding sequence ATGAAGCTTAGCAAATTTGCAGGAGCCGCTGGGCTGGGCGCTGCGTTTTTCGCCGCGCTGCCCGCCTGGGCGCAGGATGCCGCAGGCAACGTAGCCGATGCCGCAGCACCCGCTGCCGCCGCCGCCGCCGCTGCGCCATTCGTGCCGACTGCGGAAATGGTCAACAAGGGCGATGTCGCCTGGATGCTCATCGCATCGGCGCTCGTGCTGATGATGTCGGTGCCGGCACTGGCGCTGTTCTACGGCGGCCTGGTTCGCACCAAGAACATGCTGTCGGTGCTGATGCAGGTGCTGACGATCGTATGTGTCGCGGCGCTGGTATGGTTCGGCTGGGGCTATTCGATGGCCTTCACCTCCACCGGGACGCCCTTCCCCAAGCTGGTCGGCGGGCTCGACAAGGCCTTCCTCGCCGGGGTCAGCCCGACCACCTTCGCGGCGACCTTCTCGAACGGCGTCTATCTGCCCGAATATGTCTTCGTGATCTTCCAGATGACCTTCGCTTGCATCACGCCGGCGCTGATCGTCGGGGCATTCGCGGAGCGGGTAAAGTTCACCCCGCTGATCCTGTTCGTGGTCGCGTGGCTGACGCTCGCCTATTTCCCGCTCGCGCACATGGTATGGTACTGGGCGGGTCCAGACTTCCTGCCGGCTGCACCCGATGACAGCGGCCTCCTGTGGGGCTGGGGCGCGCTCGACTTCGCTGGCGGCACCGTCGTCCACATCAACGCGGGCATCGCTGGGCTGGTCGGCTGCATCATCATGGGCCCGCGTCGCGGCTACAGCACCGAGCCGATGCCGCCACATTCGTTGACCATGACAATGATCGGCGCGTCGCTGCTGTGGATCGGCTGGTTCGGGTTCAACGCCGGCTCGGGGCTCGAGGCGAATGCCTTTGGTGCGCTGGCCTTCATCAACACCTTCACCGCCACGGCCGCCGCCGGCGTTACCTGGGCCGTGATCGATCAGATCATGCACAAGAAGCCGTCGCTGCTCGGCGCCGCCTCGGGCGTCGTCGCGGGGCTTGTCGCGATCACGCCGGCGGCGGGCTTCGCCCATCCGGGCACTGCGATCATCCTCGGCGCGGTCGCCTCGGGCGTGTGCTTCCTGTTCGTCACCAAGGTGAAGAGCGCGCTGAAGTATGACGATACGCTCGACGTGTTCGGCATCCACTGTGTCGGCGGCATCATCGGCGCGATCGGCACTGGCATTGTCGCGGCACCGTCGCTCGGCGGGCAAGGCTGGATTGATTACACCGCGCCCGTCGCCAAGGCCGGCGAATATGACCTCGCTGGGCAGGTGATCACGCAAATCTGGGCGGTCGGCACCACGCTCGTGTGGTCCGGTGTGGTCAGCGCCGCGCTGTTCTTCCTGCTCAAGGCGACGACGGGGCTGCGTGTATCGGCCGAGGTCGAGGCGGAAGGCCTCGACATCAACGAGCACGGCGAACGCGCCTACAATTATTGA
- the murI gene encoding glutamate racemase: MHADQPILFFDSGVGGLSIVAPVRMAMPQARFVYAADSAGFPYGTRDEAEIAARVPALLGRLAERYRPRLIVIACNTASTIALGAVRAALDVPIVGTVPAIKPAAERSMTRTIGVLGTAATVRQAYVDDLTARFASDCRVIRHGSADLVTLAEAKLRGEPLPAGAVRNAIAPMLAAEGGDAIDTVVLACTHFPLLADELADAIPRPVTFVDGGAGIARRVAYLTAGQAFVRDQPDAAVFTGAIGDGLPIALQRYGFETIEQW, translated from the coding sequence ATGCACGCTGATCAACCGATCCTGTTCTTCGATTCCGGCGTTGGCGGGCTATCGATCGTCGCGCCTGTCCGGATGGCGATGCCGCAGGCACGCTTCGTCTACGCCGCCGACAGCGCCGGCTTCCCCTATGGCACGCGCGACGAGGCGGAAATCGCCGCGCGTGTGCCCGCGCTGCTCGGGCGACTCGCCGAACGCTACCGCCCACGATTGATCGTCATCGCGTGCAACACCGCCTCGACGATCGCGCTGGGCGCGGTTCGCGCCGCGCTCGATGTGCCGATCGTCGGCACCGTGCCCGCGATCAAGCCCGCCGCCGAGCGCAGCATGACGCGCACGATCGGCGTGCTCGGCACGGCCGCCACGGTGCGCCAGGCCTATGTCGACGATCTCACCGCGCGTTTCGCCAGCGACTGCCGCGTGATCCGCCACGGCTCGGCCGATCTCGTCACGCTGGCGGAAGCGAAGCTGCGCGGCGAGCCCCTCCCCGCCGGCGCGGTACGCAATGCAATCGCACCGATGCTGGCCGCAGAAGGTGGCGATGCGATCGACACTGTCGTGCTCGCGTGCACTCACTTCCCGCTCCTCGCGGACGAGCTCGCCGACGCTATCCCGCGTCCCGTCACCTTCGTCGATGGCGGTGCTGGAATCGCCCGGCGAGTCGCTTATCTCACCGCCGGGCAGGCGTTCGTGCGGGACCAGCCCGATGCCGCGGTCTTCACCGGTGCGATTGGCGACGGATTGCCGATCGCGCTGCAACGCTACGGCTTCGAGACGATCGAGCAGTGGTGA
- a CDS encoding ABC transporter ATP-binding protein, whose translation MTDAAIAIHNLCKTYEGGKRALDGVSFDVPRGTIFGLLGPNGAGKSTLINILAGLVNKTSGTASIWGFDIDAHPRNAKASIGIVNQEILFDPFFTPVETLEIQAGLYGVRKSERRSMELLRAVHLEDKASAYARTLSGGMKRRLMVAKAMVHSPPVLVLDEPTAGVDIELRQQLWAYVRELNAGGVTVVLTTHYLEEAEQLCDRIAIINHGKVVANEPTGQLLSRAQEKVVAVTVERDVATLPQAVCFEKIALKGARTLEITYSKDKVNAGEVLAAVQAAGFGIVDVSTREADLEDVFLSLTRAVA comes from the coding sequence ATGACCGATGCCGCGATCGCGATCCACAATCTCTGCAAAACCTATGAGGGCGGCAAGCGCGCGCTCGACGGGGTGAGCTTCGACGTGCCGCGCGGCACGATCTTCGGGCTGCTGGGGCCGAACGGCGCGGGCAAGTCGACGCTGATCAACATCCTGGCGGGGCTCGTGAACAAGACGAGCGGCACGGCCTCGATCTGGGGCTTCGACATCGATGCCCACCCGCGCAACGCCAAGGCATCGATCGGGATCGTCAACCAGGAGATCCTGTTCGACCCGTTCTTCACGCCGGTAGAGACGCTGGAGATCCAGGCCGGGCTCTATGGCGTGCGCAAGAGCGAGCGGCGATCGATGGAGCTGCTGCGTGCCGTGCATCTGGAGGACAAGGCATCGGCCTATGCGCGCACCTTGTCTGGCGGCATGAAGCGACGGCTGATGGTGGCTAAGGCGATGGTCCATTCGCCGCCGGTGCTGGTGCTCGACGAGCCGACCGCGGGGGTCGATATCGAACTGCGGCAGCAGCTGTGGGCCTATGTGCGCGAGTTGAACGCCGGCGGCGTGACGGTGGTGCTGACGACGCACTATCTCGAGGAAGCCGAGCAATTGTGCGACCGAATCGCGATCATCAACCACGGGAAGGTGGTCGCCAACGAGCCGACCGGGCAACTGCTGAGCCGGGCGCAGGAGAAGGTGGTCGCGGTCACGGTGGAGCGCGATGTCGCGACGCTGCCGCAGGCGGTGTGCTTCGAGAAGATCGCGCTGAAGGGCGCGCGGACGCTGGAGATCACCTATTCGAAGGACAAGGTGAACGCGGGCGAGGTGCTGGCGGCGGTGCAGGCGGCGGGGTTCGGCATCGTCGATGTATCGACGCGCGAGGCAGATCTGGAGGATGTGTTCCTGAGCCTTACGCGGGCAGTGGCGTAG
- a CDS encoding pyridoxamine 5'-phosphate oxidase family protein encodes MAEFFPALLPAHREFVAKQPVFFVATAAEGTRVNLSPKGMDSFRVLDDRTVAYLDVAGSGNETNAHLLADGRITIMFCAFDNPALIFRIYGHGRPVLPQDADWGITASHFTLLPGTRQIFVVAIDEVQTSCGWGVPYMAFERERDTLSKYHEKHGDPARFAKYAARTTSIDGLPVRNPTVPA; translated from the coding sequence ATGGCCGAGTTCTTCCCTGCCCTCTTGCCAGCGCATCGCGAGTTCGTCGCCAAACAACCGGTCTTCTTCGTCGCCACCGCGGCGGAGGGCACGCGGGTTAATCTCAGCCCCAAAGGCATGGACAGCTTCCGCGTGCTTGACGATCGCACCGTCGCCTACCTCGACGTGGCCGGATCAGGCAACGAGACCAATGCGCACCTTCTCGCCGACGGCCGCATCACGATCATGTTCTGCGCGTTCGACAACCCAGCTTTGATCTTCCGGATATACGGCCACGGCCGCCCCGTCCTGCCGCAGGACGCCGACTGGGGCATCACGGCCAGCCACTTCACGCTGTTGCCCGGCACGCGGCAGATCTTCGTCGTGGCGATCGACGAGGTGCAGACATCGTGCGGCTGGGGTGTGCCGTACATGGCGTTCGAACGCGAGCGCGACACGCTGAGCAAGTACCACGAAAAGCACGGCGACCCCGCTCGCTTCGCCAAATACGCGGCGCGCACGACCAGCATCGATGGCCTGCCCGTCCGCAACCCCACCGTACCGGCCTGA
- the dprA gene encoding DNA-processing protein DprA, translated as MADADATQEDHDRLRLIRTPGVGPVTYRHLLRRFGSARAAIHALPDLARRGGGRASVPADPALIAREIAAVERLGARYLFIDDPLYPALLAQLDDAPPVLTLRGTLPPAEGLTVAIVGARNASAAACRFARGIAHDLAAQGVTVVSGLARGIDTAAHMGAGAATIAVIAGGIDVAYPPENAELQERVAGEALLLAEMPPGTEPRARHFPYRNRIIAGLAHGTLVVEAAPKSGSLITARLANEAGREVMAVPGSPLDPRAQGCNLLIREGATLVQSAADVLEQIRPFDARLVRSPTERFFAEPAADADDVARSRVIALLGPVPVPVDEVIRQSGIAAAIVQMVLLELELGGRLERHAGGRASLVA; from the coding sequence GTGGCTGATGCCGATGCGACGCAGGAAGACCATGATCGGCTGCGGCTGATCCGCACGCCGGGCGTTGGCCCGGTCACCTATCGCCATTTGCTGCGCCGCTTCGGCAGCGCGCGCGCCGCGATCCATGCCTTGCCGGATCTCGCGCGGCGTGGCGGCGGACGCGCGAGCGTGCCGGCCGACCCGGCACTGATCGCGCGTGAGATCGCGGCGGTGGAGCGGCTTGGCGCGCGCTATCTGTTCATCGACGATCCGCTGTATCCGGCGCTGCTCGCGCAGCTCGACGACGCGCCGCCGGTGCTGACGCTGCGCGGGACGCTGCCGCCGGCCGAGGGGCTGACGGTGGCGATCGTCGGCGCGCGCAATGCCTCGGCCGCCGCGTGCCGCTTCGCGCGCGGGATCGCGCATGACCTTGCCGCGCAAGGCGTGACGGTCGTCTCCGGGCTCGCGCGCGGGATCGATACCGCAGCGCACATGGGGGCGGGCGCCGCGACGATCGCGGTGATCGCGGGCGGGATCGACGTCGCTTATCCACCCGAGAATGCCGAGTTGCAGGAACGCGTTGCGGGTGAGGCGCTGCTGCTGGCCGAGATGCCGCCCGGCACCGAACCGCGGGCACGGCACTTTCCGTATCGCAACCGGATCATTGCCGGCCTGGCGCACGGCACCCTGGTGGTGGAGGCGGCGCCGAAATCGGGCTCGCTGATCACCGCGCGGCTAGCGAACGAGGCGGGCCGCGAAGTGATGGCGGTGCCGGGCAGCCCGCTCGACCCGCGCGCGCAAGGATGCAATCTGCTGATCCGCGAGGGCGCCACGCTGGTGCAGAGCGCGGCCGACGTGCTCGAGCAGATCCGACCGTTCGATGCGCGGTTGGTCCGCTCCCCGACGGAGCGCTTTTTCGCCGAGCCGGCGGCGGACGCCGATGATGTGGCGCGTTCGCGAGTCATCGCGCTGCTCGGTCCCGTTCCGGTGCCGGTCGACGAAGTGATCCGCCAATCCGGTATTGCTGCAGCGATTGTGCAGATGGTGTTGCTCGAACTGGAACTTGGCGGCCGGCTGGAGCGCCACGCGGGCGGGCGCGCTAGCCTGGTGGCTTAA
- a CDS encoding DUF808 domain-containing protein codes for MAGGLVALLDDIAVIAKLAAASLDDVAAASAKAGSKAVGVVIDDAAVTPRYVTGLSPARELPIIWKIALGSLRNKLLFLLPAALLLSAFAPWAITPILMLGGAYLCFEASEKIFEAFTGTHHAAEVAEITDPKQLEDRQVAGAIRTDLILSGEIMAIALAELSDQSLINQGIALALVGLVITVAVYGVVALIVKMDDFGLALAAREGAGTQAIGRGLVSAMPVVLKALSIIGTAAMLWVGGQIIVHGLEEYHLTPLPEWIHHASEFAGRSVAAIGPMLEWLVYAGLSAVVGIIVGGVIVGLLHLKPKKH; via the coding sequence ATGGCCGGAGGCCTAGTCGCGCTGCTCGACGATATCGCCGTCATCGCGAAGCTCGCCGCCGCCAGCCTCGATGATGTCGCTGCCGCCTCTGCGAAAGCGGGATCGAAGGCAGTCGGCGTGGTCATCGACGATGCTGCGGTCACGCCGCGCTACGTCACTGGGCTCAGCCCCGCACGCGAACTGCCGATCATCTGGAAAATCGCGCTGGGCAGCCTGCGCAACAAATTGCTGTTCCTGCTCCCCGCCGCGCTGCTGCTGTCAGCGTTCGCGCCCTGGGCGATCACGCCGATCCTGATGCTCGGTGGCGCCTACCTGTGCTTCGAAGCCAGCGAAAAGATCTTCGAGGCGTTCACCGGCACGCATCATGCCGCCGAAGTGGCCGAGATCACCGATCCCAAGCAGCTCGAGGACCGACAGGTGGCGGGGGCGATCCGCACCGATCTGATCCTCTCGGGCGAGATCATGGCGATCGCGCTTGCCGAACTCTCCGATCAAAGCCTCATCAACCAGGGCATCGCGCTTGCACTGGTTGGCTTGGTCATCACCGTGGCGGTTTATGGCGTTGTTGCGCTGATCGTGAAGATGGACGATTTCGGCCTGGCGCTGGCCGCGCGCGAAGGCGCCGGCACGCAGGCGATCGGCCGCGGGCTAGTTTCAGCGATGCCGGTGGTCTTGAAGGCGTTGAGCATCATCGGCACCGCCGCGATGCTGTGGGTCGGCGGGCAGATCATCGTCCACGGGTTGGAGGAATATCACCTGACTCCATTGCCCGAATGGATTCACCACGCATCGGAATTTGCTGGCCGTTCCGTGGCGGCAATCGGCCCGATGCTGGAATGGCTGGTCTATGCCGGGCTGTCGGCCGTGGTGGGGATCATCGTCGGCGGCGTGATCGTCGGCTTGCTGCACCTCAAGCCGAAGAAGCACTGA
- a CDS encoding CcdB family protein, whose amino-acid sequence MAKFDVYPDGEGEYWLDCQSDLLSALNSRLVVPLRNAERYNSSDHRLNPRFSICGEEWVMLTHFAAAVPAKVLRQPVASLIAQEYEIGRALDVLIGAY is encoded by the coding sequence ATGGCGAAGTTTGACGTTTATCCGGATGGAGAAGGCGAATATTGGCTGGACTGCCAATCCGACCTTCTCTCTGCGCTCAACAGCCGGCTTGTGGTGCCGCTTCGTAACGCGGAACGATACAATAGCTCCGATCACCGGCTCAATCCGCGCTTCTCAATATGCGGAGAAGAGTGGGTGATGCTGACGCACTTCGCCGCTGCGGTCCCGGCGAAGGTGCTGCGTCAGCCGGTCGCGTCTCTCATCGCGCAGGAATATGAGATCGGACGGGCGTTAGATGTCCTGATCGGCGCCTACTAA
- a CDS encoding putative signal transducing protein, producing the protein MLVELGRYDRNLANIIVGRLASDGIEAHAFDGGSSIADGSWLLIPVRVMIDEDDLDCARQIIDPA; encoded by the coding sequence ATGCTGGTCGAGCTCGGACGCTACGACCGCAATCTCGCGAACATCATCGTCGGTCGGCTCGCCAGCGACGGCATCGAAGCGCACGCGTTCGATGGTGGATCCTCGATCGCCGACGGCAGCTGGCTGCTGATCCCCGTCCGCGTGATGATCGACGAGGATGATCTCGATTGCGCCAGGCAGATAATCGACCCTGCCTGA
- the hemA gene encoding 5-aminolevulinate synthase produces MSIETIAAKPVDYTRAFSQAIDRLHAEGRYRVFIDILRNKGAYPSARCFAGHNGPKPITVWCSNDYLAMGQHPKVIAAMEEALHDVGAGSGGTRNIGGNTHYHVDLEGELADLHSKEGALLFTSGYVSNEATLATLAKVLPGCIIYSDELNHASMIAGIRNAGCEKRVFRHNDLAHLEELLAADDPATPKLIAFESVYSMEGDVAPIAAICDLADKYNALTYLDEVHAVGMYGPRGGGISEREGLADRLTIIEGTLGKAFGVMGGYIAADRTIIDVIRSYAPGFIFTTSLSPVLVAGVLASVRHLKASSVEREGQQAAAARLKTIMADAGLPVMLGDTHIVPVMVGDPVKAKKISDVLLAEYGIYVQPINYPTVPRGTERLRFTPGPAHSEAMMQELTNALAEIWDRLELRKAA; encoded by the coding sequence ATGTCTATCGAGACCATTGCCGCCAAGCCGGTCGATTACACCCGCGCCTTCTCGCAGGCGATCGACCGCCTCCACGCCGAGGGCCGCTATCGCGTCTTCATCGATATCCTGCGCAACAAGGGTGCGTACCCCAGCGCACGCTGCTTTGCCGGGCACAACGGGCCAAAGCCGATCACGGTGTGGTGCTCGAACGATTATCTCGCGATGGGCCAGCACCCCAAGGTGATCGCGGCGATGGAAGAGGCGCTGCATGATGTCGGCGCCGGGTCGGGCGGCACGCGCAACATCGGCGGCAACACCCATTACCACGTCGATCTGGAGGGCGAACTTGCCGACCTGCACAGCAAGGAAGGCGCGCTGCTCTTCACCTCGGGCTATGTCTCGAACGAAGCGACGCTGGCGACGCTCGCCAAGGTGCTGCCGGGCTGCATCATCTATTCTGACGAACTCAATCACGCCTCGATGATCGCCGGCATCCGCAATGCGGGCTGCGAAAAGCGCGTCTTCCGCCACAACGATCTCGCGCATCTCGAGGAACTGCTCGCCGCCGACGATCCCGCGACGCCCAAGCTGATCGCGTTCGAAAGCGTCTATTCGATGGAGGGCGACGTCGCCCCGATCGCCGCGATCTGCGACCTCGCGGACAAGTACAATGCGCTGACCTATCTCGACGAGGTCCATGCCGTCGGCATGTACGGCCCGCGCGGCGGCGGCATTTCGGAGCGCGAGGGGCTCGCGGACCGGCTGACGATCATCGAAGGCACGCTCGGCAAGGCATTCGGCGTCATGGGCGGCTATATCGCTGCCGACCGTACGATCATCGACGTGATCCGCAGCTACGCGCCGGGCTTCATCTTCACCACCAGCCTGTCACCAGTGCTCGTCGCCGGCGTGCTTGCGAGCGTGCGCCATCTCAAGGCCTCGTCGGTCGAGCGCGAGGGCCAGCAGGCCGCCGCCGCACGGCTCAAGACGATCATGGCCGATGCCGGGCTGCCGGTGATGCTGGGCGACACGCACATCGTGCCGGTGATGGTCGGCGATCCGGTGAAGGCGAAGAAGATCAGCGACGTGCTGCTCGCCGAATACGGCATCTACGTCCAGCCGATCAATTACCCGACCGTCCCCCGCGGCACCGAGCGCCTGCGCTTCACCCCCGGCCCCGCGCACAGCGAAGCGATGATGCAGGAACTGACGAACGCGCTGGCCGAGATCTGGGACCGTCTGGAGCTGCGCAAGGCGGCGTGA
- a CDS encoding P-II family nitrogen regulator, translating to MKLVIAIIKPFKLDEVREALTGIGVAGMTVTEVKGFGRQKGQTEIYRGAEYSTNMVPKIKVEVVCAASLADRVVEAIQASANTGAIGDGKIFVLDVGQAVRIRTGETDDTAL from the coding sequence ATGAAACTGGTCATTGCCATCATCAAGCCGTTCAAGCTCGACGAGGTGAGGGAAGCCCTTACCGGCATCGGCGTGGCGGGGATGACGGTCACCGAGGTGAAGGGGTTCGGTCGGCAGAAGGGCCAGACCGAGATTTATCGTGGGGCCGAATACAGCACCAACATGGTGCCCAAGATCAAGGTCGAGGTGGTCTGCGCCGCGAGCCTCGCTGATCGCGTCGTCGAGGCGATCCAGGCTTCGGCCAACACCGGCGCGATCGGCGACGGTAAGATCTTCGTCCTGGATGTCGGCCAGGCCGTGCGCATCCGCACCGGCGAAACTGACGACACGGCCCTGTGA
- a CDS encoding type II toxin-antitoxin system CcdA family antitoxin: MKHDPIASGKRKSVNLSIDTGVVSAAREAGINLSQVSEAALRVAAKRALEVRWREEHREWIEANNAWVDEHGLPLEKYRLF; this comes from the coding sequence ATGAAACACGATCCGATCGCGTCCGGCAAGCGCAAGTCCGTGAACCTGTCGATAGATACCGGGGTTGTTTCCGCGGCGCGAGAGGCAGGTATCAATCTGTCGCAGGTCAGCGAAGCAGCGTTACGGGTCGCTGCAAAACGGGCGCTGGAAGTGCGGTGGCGTGAAGAACATCGCGAGTGGATCGAAGCGAACAACGCCTGGGTTGATGAACACGGCTTGCCGCTTGAAAAGTATCGTCTTTTTTAA
- the tldD gene encoding metalloprotease TldD, which yields MTATDPRSFLYRDTLSPEAAQALTADALGKADDGELYLQYRKSEAFGFDDGRLKTASYDTHSGFGLRAVSGETTAFAHASELSEAAIKRAAETMQLIDPSTGPKSAPPARTNQRLYTDGDPLDLVPFADKVNLCQTIDAAARARDPRVAQVSVGLSGTWGVVEIVRPDGFVATDVRPLVRLNVSIVVEQNGRRETGTFGIGGRYLYDSLFEPATWNRAIDEALAQALVNLESVAAPAGEFTVLFGPGWPGILLHEAIGHGLEGDFNRKGTSAFSGRIGEQVAARGVTVVDDGSIRDRRGSLTIDDEGTPTKETILIEDGFLKGYMQDRLNARLMGVEATGNGRRESFAHAPMPRMTNTFMKGGNDDPAELLTRVKNGIFAKSFGGGQVDIVSGKFVFSCTEAYKIENGKIGAPIKGATLIGDGPTVLTKVLGVGNDFALDEGIGMCGKGGQSVPAGVGQPTLLVGGLTVGGTAA from the coding sequence ATGACCGCAACCGATCCCCGCTCGTTCCTCTACCGCGACACGCTCAGCCCGGAGGCGGCGCAGGCGCTGACCGCCGATGCGCTCGGCAAGGCCGATGATGGCGAACTCTATCTCCAGTATCGCAAGTCCGAAGCGTTCGGCTTCGACGACGGGCGATTGAAGACGGCAAGCTACGACACGCATTCGGGCTTCGGCCTGCGCGCCGTGTCGGGCGAGACGACGGCCTTCGCGCACGCCAGCGAACTCTCCGAAGCCGCAATCAAGCGCGCCGCGGAGACGATGCAACTGATCGATCCGTCGACCGGCCCCAAGTCGGCGCCGCCCGCGCGCACCAACCAGCGGCTTTACACCGATGGCGATCCGCTCGATCTCGTGCCGTTCGCCGACAAGGTGAACCTGTGCCAGACGATCGACGCCGCGGCACGCGCCCGCGATCCGCGCGTCGCGCAGGTCTCGGTCGGCCTGTCGGGCACCTGGGGCGTGGTCGAGATCGTCCGCCCCGACGGTTTCGTCGCGACCGACGTGCGCCCGCTCGTGCGCCTCAACGTCTCGATCGTCGTCGAGCAGAACGGCCGCCGCGAAACCGGCACCTTCGGCATCGGTGGCCGCTACCTCTACGATTCGCTTTTCGAGCCCGCGACCTGGAACCGCGCAATCGACGAGGCGCTGGCGCAGGCGCTGGTCAATCTCGAGTCGGTCGCGGCGCCCGCCGGCGAGTTCACCGTGCTGTTCGGGCCAGGCTGGCCCGGCATTTTGCTGCACGAGGCGATCGGCCACGGGCTCGAAGGCGACTTCAATCGCAAGGGCACCAGCGCCTTCTCCGGCCGGATCGGCGAGCAGGTCGCCGCACGCGGCGTCACGGTGGTCGATGATGGCTCGATCCGCGATCGCCGCGGCTCGCTGACGATCGACGACGAAGGCACGCCTACCAAGGAAACGATCCTGATCGAGGACGGCTTCCTCAAGGGCTACATGCAGGATCGCCTCAACGCCCGCCTGATGGGCGTCGAGGCCACCGGCAACGGCCGCCGCGAAAGCTTCGCCCACGCCCCCATGCCGCGCATGACCAACACCTTCATGAAGGGCGGCAATGATGATCCCGCAGAACTGCTCACACGTGTAAAGAATGGCATCTTCGCCAAATCCTTCGGCGGCGGCCAGGTCGATATCGTCTCGGGCAAGTTCGTCTTCTCGTGCACCGAGGCCTATAAGATCGAGAACGGCAAGATCGGCGCACCGATCAAAGGCGCAACGCTGATTGGCGACGGCCCGACCGTGCTGACCAAGGTACTCGGCGTCGGCAACGATTTCGCACTCGACGAAGGCATCGGCATGTGCGGCAAGGGCGGGCAGAGCGTGCCGGCGGGCGTCGGCCAGCCGACGCTGCTGGTCGGCGGGCTGACGGTGGGTGGAACCGCCGCTTAG
- a CDS encoding zinc-finger domain-containing protein, whose product MVPPSETSRVSQHRVACDGAHDGLPAALGHPRVWLEISELGYVDCGYCDRRFVLIGGPADGADQSALDDHGDGAGR is encoded by the coding sequence ATGGTACCGCCTTCCGAAACCTCCCGCGTCTCGCAGCACCGTGTCGCTTGCGACGGCGCCCACGATGGCCTCCCCGCCGCGCTCGGCCACCCGCGCGTGTGGCTGGAAATCAGCGAGCTCGGCTATGTCGATTGCGGCTATTGCGACCGCCGCTTCGTGCTGATCGGCGGCCCGGCGGATGGCGCCGACCAGAGCGCGCTGGACGACCACGGCGACGGCGCAGGACGCTAA